The proteins below come from a single Nitrospiraceae bacterium genomic window:
- a CDS encoding penicillin-binding protein activator, whose protein sequence is MTTVRLTYLLLRILLCLTLGNFGLLGEQAWWPIMGGATNLAFAQPTSPAPLLDQARLELKSENPKAAITTLEKLIDSFPPPEILEEAYLLQATALKQDHQPTDALTVLKQLLEEFPFSRSTNPARVLMAELYIELQNYEPALDQLYQALDYATDLDLRRSVFQLIRQTELNNHNPLGAVKALLNEMSLVDQTERLELESLTQTLILQQLDESALQELVESYSSRYPGDIATIRLIELHTAHGDEVLAERDIRGFLKRFPTHPYAQTAMALLQSFISKIKFHSHILAAALPFSGPMKTYGTDSLNGIRLALEIAKEQWGLTSVGLVVKDTATLTAPLRVEMQQMLDEFRPLAVVGPLLSREIQGLGQLPDTYTTPFITPSSTLLNVRQFGSFWFSTAMTSSVQAKRLVEYAILKLGYHRFGIIYPQTAYGREMADMFAKEVLHSGGEIIASEGYADDQTDIGEQLRHLKEKDLATYGTTQTEKTRTGEDRMVYTPGFDAVFVPGQPVHLALIAAQLAFYDMNVPILGGNSWHNSELFRWAKHDLDGHIFVDGFFPNSPDPNIQMFVQRYRSQFQKEPSLFAFQAYDAATMVMETIRQGAQSGQGVWDQLVRRSDLPALSGFASFSSAGILNRRLYLLQVKNKTFTQLN, encoded by the coding sequence TTGACGACTGTCAGACTCACATATCTGTTGCTTCGAATCCTATTGTGTCTCACACTGGGAAACTTCGGATTGCTGGGGGAACAGGCATGGTGGCCCATCATGGGCGGAGCCACCAACCTCGCATTTGCGCAACCCACTTCACCTGCCCCTCTTCTGGATCAAGCAAGATTGGAGCTGAAATCCGAGAATCCTAAAGCCGCCATTACGACTCTGGAGAAGTTGATTGATTCATTCCCTCCTCCAGAAATCCTGGAAGAAGCCTATCTCTTGCAAGCCACCGCCCTGAAACAGGATCACCAGCCGACGGACGCCCTTACGGTTTTAAAGCAACTCCTGGAAGAATTTCCCTTTTCGCGTTCCACGAACCCGGCTCGGGTCTTAATGGCCGAACTCTATATCGAGTTACAGAATTATGAGCCTGCCCTGGATCAATTGTATCAGGCCTTGGATTATGCCACTGATTTAGACCTACGCCGGTCCGTCTTCCAATTGATTCGTCAAACCGAGTTAAACAATCACAACCCGCTGGGCGCGGTAAAAGCCCTGTTAAATGAAATGAGTCTGGTCGACCAGACCGAACGGCTCGAGTTAGAAAGCCTCACTCAAACTCTGATTTTACAACAGTTAGACGAATCCGCGCTCCAGGAACTGGTTGAGAGTTATTCCTCCCGGTATCCAGGTGACATCGCAACCATCCGGCTGATTGAACTGCATACTGCCCACGGGGATGAGGTCCTCGCCGAACGGGATATCCGGGGATTTCTCAAGCGCTTTCCCACCCATCCCTATGCTCAAACGGCAATGGCCCTCCTGCAGTCATTTATCAGCAAGATCAAATTTCATTCGCATATTTTGGCAGCCGCCCTGCCTTTTTCCGGTCCCATGAAAACCTATGGCACGGATTCGTTAAACGGTATTCGACTCGCTCTCGAAATCGCCAAGGAACAATGGGGACTGACCTCGGTTGGGCTGGTCGTAAAAGACACCGCAACCCTCACCGCCCCGTTACGCGTCGAGATGCAACAAATGCTTGATGAATTTCGACCGCTTGCGGTCGTAGGGCCTTTATTGTCTCGTGAGATACAGGGACTCGGCCAACTCCCTGATACCTACACCACACCCTTTATCACCCCTTCATCCACGCTCTTGAATGTGCGGCAGTTTGGATCATTTTGGTTTAGTACCGCCATGACTTCATCCGTTCAGGCCAAGCGACTGGTGGAATATGCCATTCTAAAACTGGGCTACCACCGCTTTGGCATTATTTACCCCCAAACAGCCTATGGACGGGAAATGGCTGATATGTTCGCGAAGGAAGTGTTGCACTCCGGCGGGGAAATTATCGCCTCAGAAGGCTATGCTGACGACCAGACCGATATTGGTGAACAATTACGCCACCTGAAGGAGAAAGATCTGGCCACATACGGCACCACCCAAACTGAAAAAACCCGCACCGGAGAAGATCGCATGGTCTACACACCCGGGTTTGACGCCGTGTTTGTCCCGGGACAGCCCGTCCACTTGGCCCTCATTGCAGCACAATTGGCATTTTATGACATGAATGTGCCGATTTTGGGCGGCAATAGCTGGCATAACTCTGAATTGTTTCGGTGGGCCAAACACGATCTGGACGGCCACATTTTTGTCGATGGATTTTTCCCCAACAGCCCTGACCCTAATATTCAGATGTTTGTTCAGCGGTATCGCAGTCAGTTTCAAAAGGAACCATCCCTCTTTGCCTTCCAGGCCTATGACGCGGCAACGATGGTGATGGAAACCATCCGCCAGGGCGCTCAATCCGGACAAGGGGTCTGGGACCAACTTGTACGACGCTCGGATTTGCCGGCGTTGAGCGGATTTGCCTCTTTTAGTTCCGCCGGCATCCTGAACCGAAGACTCTACCTCCTCCAAGTCAAAAACAAGACCTTCACCCAACTCAACTAG
- the gap gene encoding type I glyceraldehyde-3-phosphate dehydrogenase encodes MSIRVAINGFGRIGRNFFRTCFNDPAIEIVAINDLTDSKTLAHLLTYDSIHGKFQADIQHGPDFLTVNGKQIQILAIKDPQSLPWKEHQIDFVIESTGRFTDRKSAGQHISAGAKRVLISAPAKDPDITIVLGVNDSDYNPQQHTIISNASCTTNCLAPVAKVLLQEFGIKHGFMTTIHSYTNDQQLLDLPHKDLRRARAATLSMIPTSTGAAKALYLVIPELKGKIDGMAIRVPTPNVSLIDLSVEVERDCDAVTVNAAFQQAAQGSLKGYLQVSEAPIVSSDLNGCSYSATVDAPLTSVINKRLVKVFAWYDNEWGYSCRLHDLINVLAQHR; translated from the coding sequence ATGAGTATCCGCGTTGCCATTAATGGGTTTGGTCGCATAGGAAGAAATTTTTTCCGGACCTGCTTCAATGATCCTGCCATTGAGATTGTGGCCATCAATGACCTGACTGACTCAAAAACCCTGGCCCACCTTTTGACCTATGACTCGATTCATGGAAAATTTCAGGCCGATATTCAACACGGACCGGACTTTCTGACGGTCAATGGGAAACAGATTCAGATCCTGGCCATTAAAGACCCTCAGTCCTTGCCGTGGAAAGAACACCAGATCGATTTCGTCATTGAATCCACTGGGCGTTTTACCGACCGGAAAAGCGCGGGACAACACATTTCAGCCGGCGCCAAACGGGTCCTTATTTCAGCACCTGCCAAAGACCCGGATATCACGATCGTATTAGGCGTGAATGACTCCGACTACAATCCTCAACAACACACCATCATATCCAATGCCTCCTGTACGACCAATTGTCTTGCTCCTGTGGCGAAAGTCCTTTTACAGGAATTCGGCATCAAGCACGGATTTATGACCACCATTCATTCGTATACCAACGATCAACAACTGCTTGATTTGCCTCATAAGGATTTACGACGGGCACGGGCGGCCACCTTATCCATGATTCCGACATCAACCGGGGCGGCCAAAGCGTTGTACCTGGTCATCCCGGAGTTGAAAGGGAAAATCGATGGCATGGCCATTCGAGTGCCGACCCCCAATGTATCGCTCATTGACCTTTCGGTTGAAGTCGAACGCGATTGTGATGCGGTAACGGTGAACGCGGCCTTTCAGCAAGCTGCCCAGGGCTCGTTAAAGGGTTATTTGCAAGTCTCTGAGGCCCCTATTGTTTCAAGTGATCTCAATGGGTGTTCATACTCAGCCACCGTAGACGCACCTCTCACATCCGTCATCAATAAACGACTGGTTAAGGTATTTGCCTGGTATGACAATGAATGGGGATATTCGTGCCGCTTACACGATCTGATCAATGTTCTCGCTCAACACCGTTAA
- the trpS gene encoding tryptophan--tRNA ligase, producing the protein MTTRVLSGMQPSGLMHLGNLLGALENWKSLQAQYECYFFVADWHAMSTNYADTGRIKEFTQELLIDWLAAGIDPERATVFVQSGIPEHAILHLLFSMIVPIPWLERNPTYKEKQEEIKEKDLSTYGFLGYPVLQAADILLYKPDLVPVGKDQLPHLELTREIGRRFNNLYSPVFPEPKEHLTRFPKVMGTDGRKMSKSYGNTINLSDTEPVVRQKLKTMVTDPARVRRTDKGNPDVCPVFDFHKIYSSSNVVKQVDQDCRTAAIGCIDCKRQVADAMVERYQPMWDKRATIIQHPEQTQEIVEEGRKRASRVAQETMQEVKTAMKIL; encoded by the coding sequence ATGACCACACGAGTACTCAGCGGCATGCAACCGAGCGGGCTCATGCATTTAGGCAATCTTCTTGGGGCGCTGGAAAATTGGAAATCCTTACAAGCTCAATACGAATGTTATTTTTTTGTGGCCGACTGGCATGCCATGTCGACCAATTATGCCGACACCGGCCGGATTAAAGAATTCACTCAGGAATTGTTGATTGATTGGCTGGCAGCCGGCATTGATCCGGAACGGGCTACGGTGTTTGTCCAATCCGGCATTCCCGAACATGCCATTCTCCATTTGCTGTTCTCTATGATTGTGCCAATTCCCTGGTTGGAACGAAATCCGACATATAAGGAAAAGCAGGAGGAGATCAAAGAAAAAGATCTTTCCACCTATGGGTTTTTGGGCTATCCGGTCCTCCAGGCGGCAGACATTCTGTTATACAAACCCGATCTCGTCCCGGTCGGCAAGGATCAGCTTCCCCATTTGGAACTCACACGGGAAATAGGCCGCCGATTCAACAATCTTTATTCGCCGGTATTTCCTGAACCCAAGGAACATCTCACACGGTTTCCCAAAGTCATGGGCACCGACGGACGCAAAATGAGTAAAAGTTACGGTAATACGATCAATCTTTCCGATACTGAGCCGGTCGTTCGACAAAAGCTCAAAACCATGGTGACGGATCCGGCACGCGTCCGCCGGACCGACAAGGGCAATCCTGATGTCTGCCCGGTTTTCGACTTTCACAAAATTTATTCATCATCCAACGTCGTCAAACAGGTTGACCAGGATTGCCGCACCGCTGCCATTGGATGCATCGATTGCAAGCGCCAGGTTGCCGACGCCATGGTGGAACGCTACCAACCTATGTGGGACAAACGGGCCACAATCATTCAACACCCTGAACAGACGCAGGAAATAGTCGAAGAAGGACGAAAACGCGCCTCCCGCGTGGCTCAGGAGACGATGCAGGAAGTGAAAACCGCGATGAAAATTCTCTAG
- a CDS encoding site-2 protease family protein, which yields MDSLSSFLYNLSFMLVPLMAAVVLHECAHGWVANFFGDQTAKNLGRLTINPLPHIDLYGSIIVPLMLSLIPGGFVFGWAKPVPVNPAQLHNPRRDMAFVAAAGPLMNLFLAIVSSLLLALFLYLDPTLQANWPPQPGVEPRRDLLGMILVPLTAMALSSMIINIVLFSFNLLPVPPLDGSRVLRSLLPVRSAEVLNRLEPYGMFLILGLLMLNSYIPIISTFIGMVFQIFQRLFLPAFIT from the coding sequence ATGGATTCCCTTTCCTCTTTCCTCTATAACCTTTCTTTCATGCTGGTTCCACTCATGGCCGCGGTGGTCTTACACGAATGCGCCCATGGATGGGTCGCAAATTTCTTCGGTGACCAGACGGCCAAAAACCTGGGACGACTCACCATCAACCCCCTGCCGCACATCGACCTGTATGGAAGCATCATTGTTCCACTGATGTTGTCTCTGATACCTGGAGGGTTTGTGTTTGGTTGGGCCAAACCCGTTCCAGTCAATCCTGCACAACTCCATAACCCCAGACGAGACATGGCGTTTGTGGCGGCAGCGGGACCACTCATGAATTTGTTTTTAGCCATTGTCAGCAGCCTGCTGCTCGCCCTGTTTCTTTATCTCGACCCCACCCTCCAAGCCAACTGGCCTCCTCAACCGGGTGTTGAACCACGCCGCGATCTTCTCGGCATGATCCTGGTTCCCCTCACGGCCATGGCCTTATCTTCCATGATCATTAATATCGTGTTATTTTCGTTCAATCTTCTACCGGTTCCTCCTTTGGATGGGAGCCGGGTTCTCCGTAGTCTCCTCCCGGTCAGATCCGCGGAAGTCTTAAACCGGTTGGAACCCTATGGGATGTTTCTTATTTTAGGACTCTTGATGCTGAATTCGTATATCCCCATAATCAGCACCTTTATCGGAATGGTGTTTCAGATATTTCAGCGCCTCTTTTTACCTGCTTTCATAACTTAA